A window of Sebastes umbrosus isolate fSebUmb1 chromosome 6, fSebUmb1.pri, whole genome shotgun sequence genomic DNA:
tctttctttatagaTTTGTTcgtttgttacctcaatgcagaaaatgagggagGGCACCcaccagcatttttttttctttgttttagaggggcgaccagcgccccccaaAAGGTGACGCCCTAGGTGACCACCTACATGGCCTATACctggatttattaaaaaaagacaaactcaGGAGCAGGATGATTGTGAATAGGGAGATAGAATAGGATGATGACTGAATTGTAcactgattttttaaaaattgattatatgtatatgtgtttttgtatgtgtatatactgcgtgtgcgtatatgtgtatgtatgtatacagtatatatatgtatatataaatagattttattttattttattgtttttaatttgttttcatttgttttacttgtgtatattctttttacttatttatctattttttgtatataaggTGTTTTTCCTggatctatactggcttattttatattaatattaggtttgttaagtttctttgtaccgagaatgttattattggggacgtttgtgaatgtttgttctgttgtttcaaaatgaacaaaaaaacaataaatataatattgaaaaaaaaaagaaaagacaaactcatttaatacactgaatcactttaatCAAATTGGGGATTTtgtttgaggaggaggaggaggaggaggaggaaggagcttCGGTTGAGAACAGCTACTCTAAATTATAATGTATCAAAAGGTGATTTGTTAAATGTAactgatttaaagggactatttgtaactttcagaattgcttgttaacagctacacctgtggccgttaagtcaacgaaagtcagcgtcggactcgcgcttgctcgctctaaatagacatgaacgagcatcgctcaaaacagtgaggagacggtaacgtttctcttcctgtgcgcatgtgtcccgacccggtacatctatacgcttaaaaagttacaaacagtccctttaactttgcAGTTTGATGTGGAAAAGTTTCCAAAACTATCTTTAACtacctttaaatatttaatggtgtgtgtgtgtgtgtgtgtgtgtgtggtggtgggggtCATTGTGTTAACACAAGTAGGCTAATCATGTGTCCTTTGTGAGGTTGAATTGGAGGCGTGTGCTGTCGCAGAGGGAGCGCGCAGAGGAAGGGAGGGCAATCTTGTCCGGACGCTAATAAGACCCAATGGCTGGTGCAAGGTGGCCAGGAGCTCTGAAACGCGACAGGAGACGGTGGacgaaggagagaaggaggaaaaaaaaaattaaagaagaCATTTCTGGATGGACAAAGAGGATGAGAGCGCCACGGGAGCGTCTGtaggagctgcagcagagagccGTGGGAGCTTTTGGTGTGcgtcagtctgtgtgtgtctcgtCTCGTTAAAGGAACTGCGTAAAGAGAGAAGCGGTAAGTGACCAGAAAAAACACCTGTGTGTTGAGACAGGTAGCTGCGAAGGACGTCTGAAGATGACTTCCAGCTCACAAGAGGCTTAGAAGCAGCTGATAGTTGTGGACAGAAACCTTAAAGACCTGGTGCGTCTTTTCTACTTAAGTTCACCAACTTTAGatttcagccaatcagatcaatAATTGAACTTTTGGTAATCAAAACAGTAGAAAAACAGACTTTTCGATAttttatcacgattaatcacatagttgtccatagttaatcacgattaatcgcaaatcaatttttttttatctgtttaaaatgtaccttaaagagagatttgtcaagtatgtaatactcttatcaacacgggagtgggcaaatatgctgctttatataaatgtatgtgcatatctattattgtaaatcaattaacaacacaaaacaatgacagatattgtccagaaaccctcacaggtactgcatttctCATAAAGAATATgattaaatcataacatggcattCTCGAgcccaacacacaacaacagctgtcagtgtgtcagtgtgctgacttgactatgacttgccccaaactgcatgtgataatcataaagtgggcatgtctgtaaaggggagactcgtgggtacccatagaacccattttcattcacatatcttgaggtcagaggtcaagggacatctttgaaaatgaccatgccaatGGCCaatccttaagttttctagttccatatgataccagtatcttcactctagctttaaaactgagcacgctacaacttaaaaatcgcaagttgcattaatgcgttaaagaaattaacgGCGTtgaaacgaatttgtgttattatcgcgttaactttgacagccgtagtttCTACATGTCTAAACAATTAAtacgtttttatgtttttatcatcATCAGCTCTTATAACACATGATTTGGAATGGACCCAGATTTGACCCTCATTGCCATCACACACCTGGACCACATGGGTATCACCGTGAGCCACTGAATCCTGGGAGCCCCAGTCCTCTCCAATGAAGCAGTCTTGGTGGGCCCGCTTGGCACAGCTCGGCCTGCTCGCTGCGTGGACCTGCACGTGGCTGGTCCAGGGATGCGGGCCGGGCCCCGGCTACGGCGTCCGTTCCAGGACCAGGAAGCTCACGGCCATGCACTACAAGCAGTTTTTCCCCAACTTCTCAGAGAACAACCTGGGTGCCAGTGGGAGAGCAGAGGGCAAGATCGCACGCAACTCGGAGGGCTTCAACGAGCTGGTGTGCAACTACAACCCAGACATCATCTTCAAGGATGAGGAGAACACCAACGCAGACCGCTTCATGACCAAGGTGAGACTTGGGTTGTTGAATGGGATGACACTTGGGAAGTACAATGAAATTCAGGACAGGGAGTAACCTGCAGAATGAAGGATGCTTAAACCTTTTCAAGCCAATCCCTCTGCTGGATGATTGATTAACTACATGATTCACATGAAGGGACAGGCATTAGTTTACAGCTCACACCCTGCCACCCAGCATGGCACCTTCAAATCAAATCACATAACCTCATTCATTGTTGGCCGTATCTGCCCACGCCTGGCTCTTAACACAACAAATGTTCAACACAGAGTGTGTAAGTTTTAACCAAACTTCCCCTCCCTTTTCTTGAGATAAGAAGATCAGGATGTAATTCAACACTACTCCTTAAGAGAGTGCCTTCCCCTTCTGGAACACTTCCTTTTAATCTTTAACCAAAGtctttgttattggaaatcaaactACTTCTATGGCAGGTTCTCAGTGGCACTTGAACTTGAATTCCTTAATGTTTACAGGGGATAGATATCCACATTCAAATCTCATGCCTATGAGAAGACAATTGGTGGCCCAGAGGATTTAAGATCTGGATCATTTGAATGCCACACTGTTGAATACGGCTGCaatttatgattattttcattgttgattaatctgacgattttttttcttgattaattgattagttgtttggtctataaaatgtcagaaaatggtgaaaaatgttgtttcccaaagcccaagatgacaacctcaaatgtcttgttttgtccacaactcaaaaatattcagtttactgtcatagaggagtaaagaaaccagaaaatattcacttttaagaagctgcaatcggagaatttcttttttttttcttcttaaagaaattactcaaatcgattatcaaaatagttggcgattaatttaatagttgacaactaatcaattaatcattggcGCTCTAATCAGATGCCCAGCTCCttctgttttgtccacaactcaaagatattcagttaactgtcattgtagaggaaagaaaccagaaaatattcacatttaagaaactggaatcagagaattttgaaaaaaaaaatcataaaaaatgactcaaacggatcaatctattatcaaaatagttgctaattaatttaatagttgacaactaatcgattaatcgctgcagctctacTGCTGTATTATGACCACAGGGATTCCTGCCACTCTGATGTCGCCCTGCTTCGGATGCTGTGGCTTTCTGTGATTGTTAGGATACGAATCTGTGTTTCTTCCCCTCCCCGAGTGATTGTATGTGATGGAAATCCGCGGTCGCATATGTGTGCCCCTGCCGATGCCCAGTTTGAGTGTGTATGTGCCCCGTCTTTTGCCCAGATGTGAAAGACGCTCTTTGTGCGTCACTTGGAGACTCGAAGGGGTCGCCTATACAAAATTCCCGCCTGCTGAAGTAATGGCACCGTCGGAAAAGCGACTATTGTAGTTCTGACAATGAAACGCCTCTCCTCAATGGcattgcaagaaaaaaaaggagccaGTTTGTTTTCTGTCCCTCTCGCTTTCTCACTCTTGCTGTCACATTCCCATGTCCGTGCCCATACATTCTTGCCCTTTGCCCTCTCTCTTTACTCCCGACCTCGGCTTTCTTCTCACCCAGCTTcttctccctccatccatccctcccgtTCACACCCtcatcactttctttttttattcagttgCAAGTCAAGCTTTATTCCATCAATGTCAGACCTGCCACATCACAAGTCACAAGAGAAACACGCGTCCAGGAGATGTATCACCTCGGTTTGCTGACGTCATCATTTTTGCTGCTATTTTGTGACAATGCTGACACAGTCAGTAGCATCACAGGCCACGGGGGCGTTAAGAGTCACTGTGCACATTTCTGATCAAATGAAAACTCCTGCCCGGAACAATCTGGAGACAGTCTGGCAGAGAATGGCCTTGATTATTCTGTCACCCTGTCGAAAAGGCAGAGGAATGTGCCAAACTGGCTACAGTAGCTTTGTTCTTGTTCTCTGATTGTTGGAGCAAGGTTGAGATGGCCTTTAGCGAAGTAGAAGAGGGATTGTGTGACAATGCCAGCAGACAAACAATCACAACCTGGGAGCCAGAGACGTTGACGTACTGGAATCATGTCTCGTCTGAGTTGCATTGAAATTAGCGCccacacactgtacatacagtaggtcTTGTACACTTAGGCTGTGCCATCACTCTGTTAATAAATGATTACTTCTACTCCAGTCAGACATGCCTTTCACTGCACATTGCACATGCTGCAGACAGAGTGACTAACTACTGAGAGTcctttttatattctttttccAAAGATACACGAGAAAAAATCACAACTCCGCAGCACATCACTCTGAGACTGTAGTATCATGATTCATGAATAGTTACTACACTTagcattagggctgggacgatatgcTTATCTCctgatactatcacaatacttaggTGGTGATTCGATATgcattgcgattctacaagtattgcaattcgatattacgattttatttttttaacattagaccatgggaaaaattTGAATTatgcacttctagggacttttactctgaaaatctctaaattgatacagtagaAATGTTTGACTTTCAGCACTTAtgcagtcagagatgtcctgaagtgaaatatatcagttattgtcaggcattatttatttgatttgtttcaaTAAAGACACTATTTACACAATACATCCCTTCCCCAACATATACAATGCATTTTAAAAGGCAAAATAATGAACTAAAAGAGGGATTACAATAAAAGCCTAAACGTAAACCTTCAGAATTACAGATTAATATTGATACAATCCACACATTATATCCCTACACATAAAGGGTGCTATTAGTTACTCCAGTTTGTTATTGATAATGATTGAGTTATCTTTTTGAATCGCttgtttattctattttattgcagcacattttttattttatttttccttttaacaagggtaaaaaacaacatacataaacaaatatagAACAATTAGAGTGGCGGCAACCCAACAATTGGCCTTAGTAGATCAAAATggagaagaaaataaagaaattatgtacatatatatactcaCATATGTGAACATTTACATGACATGTATGTTGATATGCAAAGATAGCTGCATGGTATATTTTGTCGTGGTTTTCAGTAACTTTAAGCAACACAAATTATATATAGTTTAATATTTAAGAACTAAGTTTATTATACTgtctatactgtacatgtttgcTGTTAAACTAAATGCATACTTAAATGTTTTGTACATTATGTTTTGCTGCTAGAAAAGGAAAGAGGATGAAATGTGAAACATAGACTTGGCTGGTGAATCTGGGTATTATCTGGAGACTACACTAGAGCCTGATTGATACTGaatactgatattgatatttaagTTATAAGATATTAAATCTGATAATTATATTTGGGGTTTTAATATAAATTCACAacataaacatgtttaataAGGGTCCCTCAAAATTGGTTTCAAAAGAACTGGGGATAAGATTTGTACTACTGGGTGGGACATTTTACGGTGGGACAAgtaaaataaaccccgacaggtcttgcatcaccctgaaggggtttatttcacaacaatgacccgctagctgtacattattacaCGGTTACTTAggtaagaaatcaataatttgacacaaaaacagtccaccagagtccaacatcagaactgcatccatagcaacggtctgttatacatagcaacggtctgctataaagaaataacagaccgtagaacaccgtgattgaccaatcagaatcaagtattcaacaaagccgtgtaataataattGTCAATACTCTCTGGTAAAGAAACTATGTCATGTAGACTCTGTTTCTAAATGACCTCAAATATATCCTTGGCTTTTACTAGCAATTTCTTGTCACTTATCGACCAACATATGTGCCGATACCAATATATCTGTTAAGACTTCCCTCTGTGTCATTCTGTTCCCAGCGCTGTAAGGACTGTATGAACAGGTTGGCTATCGCAGTGATGAACCAGTGGCCAGGGGTACACTTGCGTGTGACGGAGGCCTGGGACGAGGACGGCCACCACCCTCCTGGCTCTCTGCACTATGAAGGCCGAGCCGTGGATATAACCACTGAcgacagagaaacagacaagtATGGTCTTCTAGCCCAGCTGGCTGTGGAGGCTGGCTTCGACTGGGTCCACTATGAGTCCAAATATCACATCCACTGCTCAGTAAAAGCTGGTAAGTTTAAGGAGGGAGCTTTCATAGAAGATCATGCAGTTATGTGTCAACCACATTTTACACCTCTGCgtacatatattacttctcatcatgcataaaCATACTACATTATACATACTacgtttacattcagttttcccatctgaaatgctgtcctcaacaaaattacaaatttgcattactattttatatttacttatgtttatatttattttaactgcactattttataccttcgattatcattttgcttttacatttacttgtgtgatttccccttttatatatatatatacatacatattttataagcatTGTTGAAGCAATCTGAGACCAACCTGCTGGAATTGACATGTGACAACTAAATAACCTTGAACCTTGAATTACGTCACTTCACTGGATGGTGTATCAGGAcatataagagaaaaaaaggaacacaATCTGTGTttagtcatgtgtttttttctgctgatcGTCCTACAGATCACTCTGTTGCAGTGGAAAAAGGTGGCTGTTTCCCAGGCTGGGCCCGGGTGACTGTCGCTGGAGGGGTGCAGAAGAGCCTGTCGTCCCTGGCTCCAGGGGACAGAGTCATGGCACTGTCCGGGACAGGCCAAGTCGTGTTGAGCCGAGTCCTCTTGTTTCTGCACCGGGACCAGGAAAGCTGGTCTACCTTTCTGTCTCTGGAGACAGAAGATGGGCACAGATTGGCCCTTACTCCACATCACTTGGTGTTTTTATCCCCCCGTTGCAGACTCGACAGCAGTGAGTATCAGGCTCAGTTTGCCAGCAGAGCCAAAACAGGAGACTGTGTTCTCATCCATGCAGCAGGTCAAGTACGTCCATCTCGTATCATCACAGTTTCAGTCGAGGAGAGTGTGGGAGTGTACGCGCCCTTGACAGAAGCTGGAACTGTGTTTGTCGATGGCGTGCTGGCCTCCAGCTATGCTCTGGTGGAGGACCACAGACTTGCACACTGGGCATTTGGACCTGTGCGACTCCTCTCCTCATTCAACCAGCTACTTTGGGGGGAGACGAGAAGAGAACAGCAGAGCACAGGCAGTGAAACAGCTTGCACTAAGACTCCATTTCATTGTAGCACTTTGGCCGCAAAAGACAAAGGAGGCGTGTATGTGAATAATGGCACTCTGAACAAGCGAGACGATCTGAATGAAGCTCTGAGGACGGAAATGAAAGAGAAGCAGACGTCAGATGTGCACTGGTATGCTAGATTACTGTACGGTTTTGGATGTGCCCTTTTAGACTCCAACTCATTTCATCCTTAAATGTTACAGCTTTTGATACATTTAACACTTCCTGCTCTTAACTTCATTAAATTAAAAGCACTGAAATGGcttgctctctttttttgtttgcattatATTCTATCATAATGATATACATGCTAATACTTTAATGATATTTTGTAAGAGACTGAGCAGGTTggtgtagaaaaaaaatcattccaAAGTGACTGTATCATCTATTTGTACATCatgttatttcttttaattatttcagttatataatgtaaaatatatattattctaatGGGACAGGAATGAATTTTCCCACAATAGaatctttatttttgtactttctgaatcataatatataaatgtttcattttgttataATAATTCCACTACCTGTATTGTATGTCCtcacatgttgtaaaacaaattaaaacgtAATTTTATTAAGCAACACTTTGCTTCTTCTTCAGCTCTGGAGTCAATTTTGTCAGTTAAGCTGATTTGTCTTTTGCTTGTTTAAGGGGAGACGCTACAGGcaaatacattgttttctaGCACTGGTTAATTATAAGactttgggctattttgcttcaatAACGTGTTCTTTCAGACTACTGGAAAGAAAACACCCAAAATACACaattaggtgtttattttacggcagtttgtctatttgtgtctgtagattgctcctaaattcaccaaaggTTTGCGTGAGATAATGCCTTTTTCCCTGTTCACCTATAGTGACTTGTAAAATATATGGAATTTTAtaatacatatctttaaagtcTGTTTCATCAGACTCTGAGCCATAAATCTCCACTTATCACTTACATACACTCAAagtttccagtttcattcctatctatattgtGAAAGATTTTATAGAGGggt
This region includes:
- the dhh gene encoding desert hedgehog protein; amino-acid sequence: MKQSWWARLAQLGLLAAWTCTWLVQGCGPGPGYGVRSRTRKLTAMHYKQFFPNFSENNLGASGRAEGKIARNSEGFNELVCNYNPDIIFKDEENTNADRFMTKRCKDCMNRLAIAVMNQWPGVHLRVTEAWDEDGHHPPGSLHYEGRAVDITTDDRETDKYGLLAQLAVEAGFDWVHYESKYHIHCSVKADHSVAVEKGGCFPGWARVTVAGGVQKSLSSLAPGDRVMALSGTGQVVLSRVLLFLHRDQESWSTFLSLETEDGHRLALTPHHLVFLSPRCRLDSSEYQAQFASRAKTGDCVLIHAAGQVRPSRIITVSVEESVGVYAPLTEAGTVFVDGVLASSYALVEDHRLAHWAFGPVRLLSSFNQLLWGETRREQQSTGSETACTKTPFHCSTLAAKDKGGVYVNNGTLNKRDDLNEALRTEMKEKQTSDVHWYARLLYGFGCALLDSNSFHP